The Sulfurospirillum oryzae genome contains the following window.
ATCTCTTCACTTGGCGTTTCAGGGATATCTTTAACTTTGATCTCTTTGAGAGTAATTTTAAAGGTGGTTGGTTTTCCTGCAAGGTCTTTGTTGCCGTAAGTCTCTGGGAACGTTACCGCGATTTCTTTGCTTTTGCTACTTACTTTCATACCAATGATAGCATCTTCAAAACCTGGAATGAAAGAGTTGCTACCGATTTCAAGTGTATAGCCTTCTGCTTTACCGCCTTCAAATGCGACGCCATCTAAGAAGCCTTCAAAGTCAATCACAACAAAATCGCCTGATTTAACAGCACGTTTTTCTTCAACGGTTTTAAGTTCAGCAACAAGTGCCAAAGTTTTTTCAAGTCTCTCGCTAATCTCTTTTTTAGTGACTTTAGGTGCTTTGTATTCAGGTACGCACTCTTTGTAGCCCTCAACATTGATTGTTGGTCTAAATGAAAGTTTCATAACAAGCTCTAATCCGCCATCTTTTTCTTCAAATTTTGAGAAACTAGGCTCTCCTACAACAAGGTCTGCTTTAACATCAAGTTCAGCTAATGCTTTTGTGTAAAGCTCTCTAAGTGCTTCTGTTTGTGCATCTTCTTTGAGTTGTTTGCCGTAGCGTGCTTTAACGATATGTGCAGGAACCTTTCCCTTTCTAAAACCATCAACTTTCATATTTGAAGCAGCAGATGCAATCATCTTCTCTTCTTTTTTTTGCAATAGCGCTGGTGAAATGGTTGCCTCAACTGCAGCATTAGCACTATTTGTACGGTTAACTTTAATTTGCATAAAATCCCTTTTCGATATAAAATTTTGCTCAAATATAGCAAAAATTTGCTTTTAAGTCGCTTTTTATCCATTAAAAAGCAAAATAGAGATAAAATATCTCGTCTTAATTTTAACAGAAGTGAATCATAATGCACAGACAAGAAGAGTTTGAACAAGCTGTCAAAACAATGCTTGAAATTATTGGTGAAAACACCCAGCGTGAGGGACTTTTAAAGACCCCAACACGTGTTTTTAAAGCGTATGAATATATGACACAAGGGTATCATCAAAGCCCTAATGATGTATTGGGCGAAGCACTTTTTGCGAGCGACAATAATCAAATGGTATTGATTAAAGATATAGAGTTTTATTCGATGTGCGAACATCACCTTTTACCGATTATTGGACGAGCTCATGTTGCGTACATTCCTAATGGCAAAGTTGTAGGACTTTCCAAAATTCCTCGCATGGTTGATATTTTTGCGAAACGTCTTCAAATTCAAGAACAACTTACCGAACAAATCGCTAAAGCAATTGATGATGTCATCGCTCCTAAAGGCGTGGGTGTTGTCATTCAAGCGCGTCACATGTGTATGGAGATGCGAGGTGTTGAAAAAACACACTCTAACACTACAACATCAGCACTTCGTGGACTCTTTCTCAAAGCAGACACGAGGAAAGAATTTTTTGATATTATCAACGCACCGCAGGCTAATCGCTACTAATGCCACTCGAGCGCCTTAAAAAACAACTTCATGGAAAAAGCCTCTCTCCTATGTTTGGCACCATCACCAAAATTAGCTCCACGACCATTGAGGCGTGTGGGTTAAGACCTAGCATTGGGGACATCGTCAAAATCGTCTCTTTAGATAGCCATAAAAATGAACTTGGCATGATCACTGAAGTAGATCGAAACTCCTTTTTTATCTCACCTTTTGGCTTTATTGAAGGGTTTAAAATAGGCGACAAAGTCTTTATCAGCGAGCAAGGCATGATGATCCCTGTAGGGGAAGAGTTGCTTGGACGTGTGGTTGATCCGTTTATTCGCCCCAAAGATGGCAAAGGAACGGTAGGTGCAATGTCTATGGCGCCGATTATGAAGGCGCCACTTGATCCGATGAAAAGAGGACTCATCAATGAGCCATTTCGTGTTGGCGTGAAGACGATTGATGGACTTTTGACCTGTGGCAAAGGTCAGAAAATGGGCATCTTCGCGGGAAGTGGTGTGGGTAAATCCACACTGATGGGTATGATTGTAAGAGGCTCAGAAGCGCCGATTAAAGTGGTTGCTCTCATAGGCGAGCGTGGGCGTGAGGTTCCTGAGTTTATTGAAAAGAACTTAGGTGGCAACCTTGACAATACCGTGATCGTGGTCGCGACCAGCGATGATTCGCCTTTGATGCGAAAGTATGGTGCTTTTAGTGCCATGAGCATCGCAGAGTATTTTAAAAATACAGGCAGAGATGTTTTGTTTATGATGGATTCGGTTACGCGTTTTGCGATGGCACAGCGAGAAATTGGTCTTGCCCTTGGAGAGCCGCCGACGTCTAAAGGCTATCCTCCATCGGTTTTGGCACTTTTACCACAATTGATGGAGCGAGCGGGAAAAGAAGAGGGCAAAGGCTCTATTACAGCGTTCTTTACAGTACTTGTTGAGGGTGATGATCTTAGCGATCCGATTGCGGATCAATCCAGAAGTATTTTGGATGGTCACATCGTGCTCAGTCGTGAGCTCACGGATTATGGTATTTATCCGCCGATTAGCATTCAAAACAGTGCATCAAGGGTTATGGGCGATGTCATTGACGGTGAGCATAAAAAAGCGGCGATGCGCTTTAAACGGCTCAACTCTATTCTGAAAGAGAACGAAGTTCTAATTCGTATCGGTGCGTATGAAAAAGGGAACGATAAAGAACTGGATATGGCAATTAGTAAAAAAGAGAAGATGAATGGCTTCTTACAGCAAGACCCTGAAGAAGTTTTTGAATTTGAAGCAACGGTTGCAGAGTTAAAACAGATCATTGCCTAAATTTCTTTAGTATTTTTTAATATAGAAAGTAATAGTATTCAAAAATTAATTAGGATAAAGTTTATCCTATATAGAATGGAGCAATAAGACGATGAGAGTCTATTTAGATAATAACGCGACAACCATAGTTGATCCTAAAGTTTTTGCTGATATGGAACCCTATTTTTGTCAAATGTACGGTAATCCAAATTCTTTGCATCAATTTGGCAGTGAAAGTCATCCCGCCCTCCGAAAAGCGATGGATCAGCTTTATGCGGGTATTAATGCGAGCGATGATGATGATATTGTCATCACTTCCTGTGCCACCGAGAGCAACAACTGGGTCATTAAAAGTATTTATAACGACTATATTTTAAACGGTGACAAAGATCATATTATTACCAGTGAAGTCGAGCACCCTGCGGTTGGCGCATCCTGTAAATTTTTAGAAGGGCTTGGCGTTAAAGTCACCTACCTTCCTGTTAATACTGATGGTGTCATCAGTGTCGAAGATCTTAAAAATGCTATTACGGATAAAACAGCACTTGTCTCTATTATGTGGGCAAACAATGAAACAGGCATGATTTTCCCAATCGAAGAGATTGGCGCCATTTGTAAAGAAAGAGGCG
Protein-coding sequences here:
- the tig gene encoding trigger factor, with translation MQIKVNRTNSANAAVEATISPALLQKKEEKMIASAASNMKVDGFRKGKVPAHIVKARYGKQLKEDAQTEALRELYTKALAELDVKADLVVGEPSFSKFEEKDGGLELVMKLSFRPTINVEGYKECVPEYKAPKVTKKEISERLEKTLALVAELKTVEEKRAVKSGDFVVIDFEGFLDGVAFEGGKAEGYTLEIGSNSFIPGFEDAIIGMKVSSKSKEIAVTFPETYGNKDLAGKPTTFKITLKEIKVKDIPETPSEEMIKRLLPGVENPTLAVLEEQIETEIRNEKLAKLFNDEVKPQFVENILAKIALDLPENIVDQEIDLQMRSVFGKLSEEEIKEFAGNPEKIKEKREEFRNDSEKSVKLTFIVDELAKQESINVSDQEVLQMIYFEAMQQGANPKEYLEYYEKQGVLPAIKMSIIEERLFTKLFTKGK
- the folE gene encoding GTP cyclohydrolase I FolE, yielding MHRQEEFEQAVKTMLEIIGENTQREGLLKTPTRVFKAYEYMTQGYHQSPNDVLGEALFASDNNQMVLIKDIEFYSMCEHHLLPIIGRAHVAYIPNGKVVGLSKIPRMVDIFAKRLQIQEQLTEQIAKAIDDVIAPKGVGVVIQARHMCMEMRGVEKTHSNTTTSALRGLFLKADTRKEFFDIINAPQANRY
- the fliI gene encoding flagellar protein export ATPase FliI, which produces MPLERLKKQLHGKSLSPMFGTITKISSTTIEACGLRPSIGDIVKIVSLDSHKNELGMITEVDRNSFFISPFGFIEGFKIGDKVFISEQGMMIPVGEELLGRVVDPFIRPKDGKGTVGAMSMAPIMKAPLDPMKRGLINEPFRVGVKTIDGLLTCGKGQKMGIFAGSGVGKSTLMGMIVRGSEAPIKVVALIGERGREVPEFIEKNLGGNLDNTVIVVATSDDSPLMRKYGAFSAMSIAEYFKNTGRDVLFMMDSVTRFAMAQREIGLALGEPPTSKGYPPSVLALLPQLMERAGKEEGKGSITAFFTVLVEGDDLSDPIADQSRSILDGHIVLSRELTDYGIYPPISIQNSASRVMGDVIDGEHKKAAMRFKRLNSILKENEVLIRIGAYEKGNDKELDMAISKKEKMNGFLQQDPEEVFEFEATVAELKQIIA